A stretch of Prunus dulcis chromosome 6, ALMONDv2, whole genome shotgun sequence DNA encodes these proteins:
- the LOC117631214 gene encoding serine/threonine-protein kinase ATG1c-like isoform X1 has protein sequence MAHASGRGRVVGDYLVGPQIGSGSFSVVWHARHRVHGTEVAIKEIATGRLNKKLQESLMSEIFILKKINHPNIITLHDIIEVPGKINLVLEYCRGGDLSMYIQRHGKVPEAIAKHFMQQLVAGLQMLRDNNLIHRDLKPQNLLLSTNDNNSVLKIADFGFARSLQPRGLAETLCGSPLYMAPEIMQLQKYDAKADLWSVGAILFQLVTGKTPFTGNNQIQLLQNIVKSTELQFPSDSSNLSSECKDLCQKLLRRNPVERLTFEEFFNHPYLSQKSAYNSSRSRKTSRMAEGFPMSECNPMRNMEESCQEDCLPFLLDDDSSGPEGSPSYSRRRPSMKSTYGFSLDTKVDRREASPTTSYRYGSATRKDNSSLRLDNHRLSDRNLTDPLGSMDQKPMNARSRVVDSLDLIDQDYVLVSGPPVDVSSSSVSASKPSPSLYKSESLPQESLTTSSSAPMQIMGAANSNMCCIGSLDSQSSAPGTSLGSTDMGDALEQPSTHCMTRLNSLQQCVSAITELVHEKVEAGKHLEAFSVQLVILAIWKQALHICHTQAASAMEGSPSQETTRFRSTNKKHGSSDAEECLDVVNTQGPEDISTQIEREFLREVEHAEELAKAIDPGHTEMPDAMETIFQSALVFGRHGGVDELMGDMEGAAVFYSKAVRLLVFLLVEAPSLILNPPFSLTSSDRYRLQTYIGILNNRQGYSRSQRMAILKCEEQQCPP, from the exons ATGGCTCACGCGTCCGGGAGGGGAAGGGTGGTCGGAGACTATCTGGTGGGTCCGCAAATCGGGTCGGGTTCGTTCTCGGTGGTTTGGCACGCGAGGCACAGGGTCCATGGGACCGAGGTGGCGATCAAGGAGATTGCGACTGGCCGGCTCAACAAGAAGTTGCAGGAGAGTCTAATGTCTGAGATCTTTATCTTGAAGAAGATTAACCACCCCAATATTATTACCTTGCACGATATTATAGAG GTTCCTGGGAAGATCAATCTGGTATTGGAGTATTGCAGAGGTGGTGATCTTTCGATGTATATTCAACGCCATGGAAAAGTGCCAGAAGCTATTGCAAAGCACTTCATGCAGCAGCTAG TGGCAGGTCTGCAAATGCTTCGTGACAATAATCTTATACATCGGGATCTAAAGCCACAG AATCTCTTGCTGTCCACCAATGACAACAATTCAGTCTTAAAGATTGCAGATTTTGGATTTGCAAG ATCTCTGCAACCTCGAGGCCTTGCTGAAACCTTGTGTGGTTCGCCACTTTATATGGCCCCAGAGATAATGCAACTTCAAAAGTATGATGCAAAG GCAGATCTCTGGAGTGTTGGTGCGATTTTATTTCAACTTGTAACTGGGAAAACCCCATTCACAGGAAACAATCAAATACAG TTGCTCCAGAACATTGTGAAATCAACAGAGTTGCAGTTCCCCTCAGATAGCAGCAATTTAAGTTCAGAGTGCAAGGATTTGTGTCAAAAATTGTTACGCCGCAATCCAG TGGAACGGTTAACATTCGAAGAGTTTTTTAATCACCCATATCTTTCTCAGAAGTCAGCATATAACTCATCAAG GAGTAGGAAGACTTCAAGAATGGCAGAAGGATTTCCTATGTCTGAATGCAATCCAATGAGGAACATGGAGGAAAGTTGTCAAGAGGATTGCCTGCCTTTCCTTTTAGATGATGATTCGAGTGGTCCTGAAGGAAGCCCATCCTATTCAAGGAGGAGGCCCTCGATGAAGTCTACTTATGGATTTTCTCTCGATACAAAAGTTGATAGACGGGAAGCATCACCTACCACTTCATACAGATATGGCAGTGCAACACGTAAAGATAATTCTAGTCTTAGGTTGGACAACCATAGACTGTCAGATAGAAATCTAACTGACCCCCTAGGATCTATGGACCAAAAACCAATGAATGCTCGATCAAGAG TTGTGGATTCACTGGACTTGATTGATCAAGATTATGTTCTTGTGTCTGGACCTCCAGTTGATGTGTCTTCTTCCTCAGTTAGTGCTTCCAAGCCAAGTCCTTCTCTATACAAATCTGAGAGTCTCCCTCAAGAATCTCTAACCACCTCATCAAGTGCCCCGATGCAAATCATGGGGGCAGCTAATAGTAACATGTGTTGCATAGGAAGCTTGGATAGTCAGAGTTCTGCTCCAGGGACATCACTAGGATCAACGGATATGGGGGATGCTTTGGAGCAGCCATCAACACACTGCATGACAAGGCTCAATTCGTTGCAGCAGTGTGTGTCCGCTATTACTGAATTAGTTCATGAAAAG GTTGAGGCAGGCAAGCATCTAGAAGCATTCTCAGTTCAGCTTGTAATTCTTGCAATTTGGAAGCAAGCTCTACATATATGTCATACGCAGGCTGCCTCTGCTATGGAAGGAAGTCCAAGCCAAGAGACCACAAGATTTAGGAGCACCAACAAGAAGCATGGTAGTTCGGATGCTGAGGAATGCCTTGATGTGGTCAACACTCAAGGGCCCGAGGATATTTCCACTCAAATTGAGAGGGAATTTCTCCGTGAGGTTGAGCATGCAGAAGAACTTGCAAAGGCTATTGATCCCG GACATACAGAGATGCCAGATGCAATGGAGACCATATTTCAGTCTGCTCTTGTTTTTGGGAGACATGGGGGC GTTGATGAGCTCATGGGTGATATGGAAGGTGCAGCGGTGTTTTATTCGAAGGCTGTGCGTCTCTTGGTCTTTCTTCTAGTGGAAGCACCATCCCTCATTCTCAACCCACCGTTCTCTCTGACAAGCTCTGACCGATATAGGCTTCAAACTTACATTGGTATACTTAATAATAGGCAAGGTTATTCAAGGTCTCAGCGGATGGCTATTTTGAAGTGCGAGGAGCAACAGTGCCCACCTTAA
- the LOC117631214 gene encoding serine/threonine-protein kinase ATG1c-like isoform X2: MAPEIMQLQKYDAKADLWSVGAILFQLVTGKTPFTGNNQIQLLQNIVKSTELQFPSDSSNLSSECKDLCQKLLRRNPVERLTFEEFFNHPYLSQKSAYNSSRSRKTSRMAEGFPMSECNPMRNMEESCQEDCLPFLLDDDSSGPEGSPSYSRRRPSMKSTYGFSLDTKVDRREASPTTSYRYGSATRKDNSSLRLDNHRLSDRNLTDPLGSMDQKPMNARSRVVDSLDLIDQDYVLVSGPPVDVSSSSVSASKPSPSLYKSESLPQESLTTSSSAPMQIMGAANSNMCCIGSLDSQSSAPGTSLGSTDMGDALEQPSTHCMTRLNSLQQCVSAITELVHEKVEAGKHLEAFSVQLVILAIWKQALHICHTQAASAMEGSPSQETTRFRSTNKKHGSSDAEECLDVVNTQGPEDISTQIEREFLREVEHAEELAKAIDPGHTEMPDAMETIFQSALVFGRHGGVDELMGDMEGAAVFYSKAVRLLVFLLVEAPSLILNPPFSLTSSDRYRLQTYIGILNNRQGYSRSQRMAILKCEEQQCPP, translated from the exons ATGGCCCCAGAGATAATGCAACTTCAAAAGTATGATGCAAAG GCAGATCTCTGGAGTGTTGGTGCGATTTTATTTCAACTTGTAACTGGGAAAACCCCATTCACAGGAAACAATCAAATACAG TTGCTCCAGAACATTGTGAAATCAACAGAGTTGCAGTTCCCCTCAGATAGCAGCAATTTAAGTTCAGAGTGCAAGGATTTGTGTCAAAAATTGTTACGCCGCAATCCAG TGGAACGGTTAACATTCGAAGAGTTTTTTAATCACCCATATCTTTCTCAGAAGTCAGCATATAACTCATCAAG GAGTAGGAAGACTTCAAGAATGGCAGAAGGATTTCCTATGTCTGAATGCAATCCAATGAGGAACATGGAGGAAAGTTGTCAAGAGGATTGCCTGCCTTTCCTTTTAGATGATGATTCGAGTGGTCCTGAAGGAAGCCCATCCTATTCAAGGAGGAGGCCCTCGATGAAGTCTACTTATGGATTTTCTCTCGATACAAAAGTTGATAGACGGGAAGCATCACCTACCACTTCATACAGATATGGCAGTGCAACACGTAAAGATAATTCTAGTCTTAGGTTGGACAACCATAGACTGTCAGATAGAAATCTAACTGACCCCCTAGGATCTATGGACCAAAAACCAATGAATGCTCGATCAAGAG TTGTGGATTCACTGGACTTGATTGATCAAGATTATGTTCTTGTGTCTGGACCTCCAGTTGATGTGTCTTCTTCCTCAGTTAGTGCTTCCAAGCCAAGTCCTTCTCTATACAAATCTGAGAGTCTCCCTCAAGAATCTCTAACCACCTCATCAAGTGCCCCGATGCAAATCATGGGGGCAGCTAATAGTAACATGTGTTGCATAGGAAGCTTGGATAGTCAGAGTTCTGCTCCAGGGACATCACTAGGATCAACGGATATGGGGGATGCTTTGGAGCAGCCATCAACACACTGCATGACAAGGCTCAATTCGTTGCAGCAGTGTGTGTCCGCTATTACTGAATTAGTTCATGAAAAG GTTGAGGCAGGCAAGCATCTAGAAGCATTCTCAGTTCAGCTTGTAATTCTTGCAATTTGGAAGCAAGCTCTACATATATGTCATACGCAGGCTGCCTCTGCTATGGAAGGAAGTCCAAGCCAAGAGACCACAAGATTTAGGAGCACCAACAAGAAGCATGGTAGTTCGGATGCTGAGGAATGCCTTGATGTGGTCAACACTCAAGGGCCCGAGGATATTTCCACTCAAATTGAGAGGGAATTTCTCCGTGAGGTTGAGCATGCAGAAGAACTTGCAAAGGCTATTGATCCCG GACATACAGAGATGCCAGATGCAATGGAGACCATATTTCAGTCTGCTCTTGTTTTTGGGAGACATGGGGGC GTTGATGAGCTCATGGGTGATATGGAAGGTGCAGCGGTGTTTTATTCGAAGGCTGTGCGTCTCTTGGTCTTTCTTCTAGTGGAAGCACCATCCCTCATTCTCAACCCACCGTTCTCTCTGACAAGCTCTGACCGATATAGGCTTCAAACTTACATTGGTATACTTAATAATAGGCAAGGTTATTCAAGGTCTCAGCGGATGGCTATTTTGAAGTGCGAGGAGCAACAGTGCCCACCTTAA
- the LOC117633220 gene encoding putative receptor protein kinase ZmPK1, whose protein sequence is MRYQVVSSPKNVVRFLTLLTITVFFHCSATAKTQNSLKRGSSLSVEDDSDFLTSPDESFTCGFYGVGTNAYWFSIWFTNSKSRSVVWMANRDKPVNSLGSRVSLRKDGSLVLTDVDGATVWQTSTNSSSLDVERAELLNSGNLVLKDAHGKILWQSFDFPTDTLLPNQPFTKSKKLISTLGRGTFGTGYFSFYFDNDNVLKLMYDGPDISSLYWPDPDYSVFLNGRTNYNSSRIAVLDDSGNFLSSDKLQFSASDMGVGVKRRLTMDYDGNLRLYSLNSLTGFWVITWEAMAELCKVHGICGRNGICIYTPQPKCSCPPGYDVVDTSNLNKGCKPKFNLTCSQSQQVKFVQIQQVDFYGFDLNYSEPISFDNCRKFCLEDCRCEAFSYRLTGEGRCYTKSALFNGYKSPNFPGSIYLRLPMSVEASLSTKLNASDACSRTNVTKVVVGSPSMYANSSKRLRWVYMYWFAFAVGAVEILFILSAWWLLFRRRGAAAPIEDGYHVISSQFRMFHYPELKKATKNFKEELGRGASGAVYKGVLADERVVAVKKLADIYQGEDVFWAEVSTIGKINHMNLVRIWGFCSDDKHRLLVSEYVENGSLDKHLFPQNFLGWKERFKVAIGIAKGLAYLHHECLEWVIHCDVKPENILLDSNFEPKIADFGLAKLSQRGSLSSVFSRIRGTKGYMAPEWALNLPITAKVDVYSYGVLILEMVKGIRLLSWVVEDSEDQEAELTRFVRVAKKKIRCGEDQWIEDMLDPRLEGQFSRNQAAKMVEIGVSCVEEDRSKRPTMDSVVQELLECADESHAGSPHKK, encoded by the coding sequence ATGAGGTACCAAGTTGTTTCATCTCCAAAAAATGTTGTCCGGTTTCTTACTTTACTAACCATCACTGTGTTTTTCCACTGTTCTGCTACTGCAAAAACGCAGAATAGTCTGAAAAGAGGCTCTTCTCTCTCAGTTGAAGATGACTCGGACTTCCTAACTTCCCCAGATGAGTCTTTCACATGTGGGTTCTATGGGGTGGGCACAAATGCTTACTGGTTCTCAATATGGTTCACAAACTCTAAAAGCAGATCAGTTGTTTGGATGGCTAACAGAGACAAGCCTGTCAATAGCCTTGGCTCCAGAGTTTCGCTTCGAAAAGATGGCTCGTTGGTCTTGACCGATGTGGATGGCGCAACTGTCTGGCAGACCAGCACCAACTCCAGTAGTCTTGATGTTGAGAGAGCAGAGCTTTTGAATTCTGGAAACCTTGTTCTGAAAGATGCTCATGGTAAAATTCTGTGGCAAAGCTTTGATTTTCCCACTGATACCCTTCTCCCAAACCAACCCTTTACAAAGAGCAAGAAGCTGATATCCACTTTAGGAAGAGGGACTTTTGGTACTGGCTATTTCAGTTTCTATTTTGATAATGATAATGTTCTCAAGTTGATGTATGATGGTCCTGACATTTCAAGCTTATATTGGCCTGATCCTGATTATAGTGTATTTTTAAATGGTAGAACAAACTATAACAGTAGCAGGATAGCTGTGTTAGATGACTCTGGCAATTTTTTGTCCAGTGATAAATTGCAATTCAGTGCTTCTGACATGGGTGTAGGCGTAAAAAGGCGGTTGACGATGGATTATGATGGAAACCTAAGACTTTATAGTCTCAACAGTTTGACAGGATTCTGGGTGATCACCTGGGAAGCTATGGCAGAGCTGTGCAAGGTGCATGGCATCTGTGGAAGAAATGGGATTTGTATTTATACACCACAGCCCAAGTGCTCATGCCCTCCTGGCTATGATGTAGTTGACACAAGTAACTTGAACAAGGGTTGCAAGCCCAAGTTTAATCTTACATGCTCACAGTCCCAGCAAGTGAAATTTGTGCAGATTCAGCAAGTAGATTTCTATGGATTTGATCTCAACTATAGTGAACCCATTTCATTTGACAATTGCAGAAAATTTTGCTTGGAGGATTGCCGGTGCGAAGCATTTAGCTATAGGCTAACAGGGGAAGGTAGGTGTTATACAAAGAGTGCTCTTTTCAATGGGTACAAGTCTCCAAATTTTCCGGGGAGCATATACTTAAGACTGCCTATGAGTGTGGAAGCATCACTATCTACCAAACTAAATGCCTCTGATGCATGCAGCAGGACCAATGTGACCAAGGTTGTAGTAGGTTCTCCTTCCATGTATGCTAATTCCAGTAAAAGGTTAAGATGGGTGTATATGTATTGGTTTGCTTTTGCAGTTGGTGCGGTTGAAATTCTCTTCATACTTTCAGCTTGGTGGCTACTTTTCAGAAGACGTGGTGCAGCAGCTCCAATAGAAGATGGATATCATGTGATTTCAAGTCAATTTAGAATGTTTCACTATCCTGAGCTCAAGAAGGCAACCAAAAACTTCAAGGAAGAGCTGGGAAGAGGGGCTTCTGGGGCTGTTTACAAGGGTGTGCTGGCAGATGAAAGAGTGGTAGCTGTCAAGAAATTGGCAGATATATATCAAGGGGAAGATGTATTTTGGGCAGAAGTAAGCACAATTGGAAAAATCAACCACATGAACCTAGTGAGAATATGGGGATTCTGTTCAGATGATAAACACAGACTCCTGGTCTCTGAGTATGTTGAAAATGGTTCCTTGGACAAGCACCTCTTCCCCCAAAACTTTCTTGGATGGAAAGAGAGGTTTAAAGTTGCAATAGGGATAGCTAAGGGTTTAGCCTATCTTCACCATGAGTGTCTAGAATGGGTTATCCATTGTGACGTGAAACCTGAGAACATACTCCTAGACAGTAACTTTGAGCCAAAGATTGCAGATTTCGGGCTAGCAAAGTTATCTCAGAGAGGCAGCCTCAGTTCAGTGTTCTCTCGAATTCGCGGAACGAAAGGGTATATGGCTCCAGAGTGGGCTTTGAACCTTCCAATCACTGCCAAAGTGGATGTTTATAGTTATGGAGTGCTGATTTTAGAGATGGTGAAGGGGATTCGACTTTTGAGTTGGGTGGTGGAGGATAGTGAGGATCAAGAAGCAGAGCTGACAAGGTTTGTGAGGGTGGCTAAAAAGAAAATCCGATGTGGGGAAGACCAATGGATAGAGGATATGTTGGATCCAAGGTTAGAAGGGCAGTTCAGCAGAAACCAAGCAGCAAAGATGGTTGAGATTGGTGTTTCCTGTGTGGAGGAAGATAGGAGCAAAAGACCAACAATGGATTCAGTGGTACAAGAGTTGCTAGAATGTGCGGATGAATCTCATGCTGGTTCTCCACACAAGAAATAA
- the LOC117630517 gene encoding putative receptor protein kinase ZmPK1, with the protein MEVPKFLIILLLAATIASSEARLSSLRQGSSLTVEKESDFLVSPNGTFSSGFYKVDTNASCYSIWFTNSVNKTVVWMANRDKPVSGRVSKLTLHRNGNLVLTDGVGSIVWSTNTFSDAGVEARLLETGNLVLINQEKRVIWQSFDSPTDTLLPSQRLVKNTTLVSVKSQGTYLSGFYNFKFVDNNVLYLVYNGPLLSSVYWPKTDGTVFDIGRTPYNSSRLAVLDEAGQFISSDNLMFNASDYGIGPKRRLTMDYDGILRLYSLDESTGLWEMSWLPDGVDACLVHGLCGAYGICTYKPQPTCSCPYGFSLNDPSDGSKGCSASFDLSNDATKSDFMVLPNTDYYGYDLDTYALGISFSACRNECLTDSRCKGFGYALDGKGQCFPKSFLLNGFHMPNTLQIMHVKIPKGFLSKDEVIKKLETYDLNCSAAQVSLKTSNLEVEKSNKNRYMDYLVGFLSSFAIIETICIGLTWWYAFRKHAHEEFVNMGYIALAMGFKRFTYAELKRATDGFKQEVGKGGFGTVYKGVLDDERVVAVKRLDGILQGDAEFWAEVSVIGNINHRNLVKLWGFCADNEHKLLVYEYLENGSLDKILFTSDGELGLEQRYNIALGTAKGLSYLHEECLEWVLHCDVKPQNILLDDHLEPKVSDFGMSKLFKDIQGIRDINGMGFSKARGTRGYMAPEWMMNLKIDAKADVYSYGIVLLELLSGKSASILISALAKEYNECNQLAQCVTEKIRKEGLEEVLDPRLLGELDKKKLERLMKVALLCVQDDRSARPAMSKVVELLLEKDE; encoded by the coding sequence ATGGAAGTTCCCAAATTTCTCATTATTTTGCTGCTTGCAGCCACAATTGCTAGCAGTGAAGCACGGTTATCAAGCTTAAGGCAGGGGAGCTCCTTGACAGTTGAGAAAGAGAGTGACTTCTTGGTTTCACCAAATGGAACTTTCTCCAGTGGATTTTACAAGGTTGACACCAATGCCTCTTGCTATTCAATATGGTTCACCAATTCTGTCAATAAAACAGTTGTCTGGATGGCTAACAGAGATAAGCCTGTTAGTGGAAGAGTGTCCAAGCTAACTCTCCACAGAAATGGCAACTTGGTTTTGACTGATGGGGTTGGATCAATTGTATGGTCAACCAACACTTTCTCTGATGCAGGCGTGGAGGCTCGGCTTCTTGAGACCGGAAACTTGGTTCTCATCAACCAAGAAAAGAGGGTCATCTGGCAGAGTTTTGATTCTCCCACAGATACACTTCTGCCATCCCAGCGACTTGTCAAGAACACAACCTTGGTGTCAGTGAAAAGTCAAGGTACATACTTATCTGGATTCTACAACTTCAAATTTGTCGATAATAATGTATTATATCTCGTCTACAATGGCCCTCTACTTTCGAGTGTTTATTGGCCAAAGACGGATGGAACTGTTTTTGACATTGGCAGAACACCTTACAATAGCTCTAGATTAGCAGTTTTGGATGAGGCTGGACAATTTATATCAAGTGACAATTTGATGTTCAATGCATCTGATTATGGAATTGGCCCAAAGCGCCGGTTAACAATGGATTATGATGGTATCTTAAGATTGTACAGTCTAGATGAATCAACTGGGCTCTGGGAAATGTCATGGTTGCCTGATGGTGTGGATGCTTGCCTGGTTCATGGCTTGTGTGGTGCATACGGTATTTGCACTTACAAACCACAACCTACTTGTAGTTGCCCTTATGGTTTCTCCCTAAACGATCCTTCAGACGGGTCGAAAGGCTGCTCAGCTTCGTTCGATTTGAGTAATGATGCAACCAAGTCAGACTTCATGGTGCTTCCTAACACAGATTACTATGGATATGACTTGGATACCTATGCTCTTGGAATTTCTTTCAGCGCATGCAGGAATGAATGCCTAACTGATTCTAGATGCAAAGGATTCGGATATGCTCTGGATGGAAAAGGGCAATGTTTCCCTAAAAGTTTTCTCCTTAATGGATTTCATATGCCGAATACTCTCCAAATCATGCATGTTAAAATTCCAAAAGGTTTTCTGAGCAAGGATGAAGTCATAAAGAAGCTAGAAACATACGATTTGAACTGCTCAGCTGCACAAGTTTCTCTCAAAACTAGTAATCTTGAAGTGGAAAAGAGCAACAAAAATCGATACATGGATTACCTGGTTGGATTTTTAAGTTCCTTTGCAATAATTGAAACAATCTGCATTGGTTTGACATGGTGGTACGCATTCCGAAAGCATGCTCATGAGGAATTTGTGAATATGGGTTACATCGCATTAGCCATGGGATTCAAGCGTTTCACGTACGCAGAACTAAAAAGAGCCACCGATGGCTTCAAACAGGAGGTAGGGAAAGGTGGCTTTGGAACTGTGTATAAAGGTGTTCTAGACGATGAAAGAGTTGTTGCTGTGAAGAGACTAGATGGCATCTTGCAAGGAGATGCAGAGTTTTGGGCAGAGGTGAGTGTGATAGGGAATATCAATCACAGGAACTTGGTTAAACTATGGGGTTTCTGTGCTGACAATGAGCATAAGCTGCTCGTCTACGAGTACCTGGAGAATGGATCACTGGACAAAATCTTGTTCACATCAGATGGAGAACTAGGATTGGAGCAGAGATACAACATTGCTCTTGGCACAGCAAAGGGTTTGTCATATTTACATGAGGAATGCCTAGAATGGGTGCTCCATTGTGATGTAAAGCCTCAAAACATACTGTTAGATGACCACCTTGAACCTAAAGTGTCAGACTTTGGCATGTCAAAGCTATTCAAAGACATCCAAGGCATCAGGGACATCAATGGGATGGGATTTTCGAAAGCCCGGGGCACCAGAGGCTATATGGCTCCAGAGTGGATGATGAACCTGAAAATTGATGCAAAGGCAGATGTCTATAGCTATGGGATTGTTTTGTTGGAACTACTGAGTGGAAAAAGTGCTTCTATTCTCATATCAGCTCTTGCCAAAGAGTACAATGAATGCAACCAATTGGCACAATGTGTGACTGAAAAGATCAGAAAAGAAGGGCTTGAGGAAGTACTTGATCCTAGACTACTTGGTGAACTCGATAAGAAGAAGCTCGAAAGATTGATGAAAGTTGCCCTACTGTGTGTTCAAGATGATCGCAGTGCAAGGCCAGCCATGAGTAAGGTTGTGGAGCTTCTACTTGAAAAGGATGAGTAA
- the LOC117630518 gene encoding putative receptor protein kinase ZmPK1 translates to MEVLKFLLLLLFAATVDWSEAGLSSLRQGSSLKVEEEIDFLVSLNRTFSSGFYKVGTNASCYSIWFTNSVNKTVVWMANRDKPVSGRGSKLTLHRNGNLVLTDGVGSIVWSTNTFSDASVEARLLETGNLVLINQAKEVLWQSFDSPTDTLLPSQKLVRNTTLVSMRSQGTYLSGFYNFKFGDSNVLYLVYNGPQFSSAYWPKTDGTVFDIGRTPYNSSRLAILDEAGQFISSDNLMFNASDYGIGPKRRLTMDYDGILRLYSLDESTGLWEMSWVPDGVDACLVHGLCGAYGICTYKPQPTCSCPYGFSLNDPSDRSKGCSASFDLSNDATKSDFLLLPNTDYYGYDLDTYALGISFSACRNECLTDSRCKGFGYALDGKGQCFPKSFLLNGFHMPNTLQIMHVKIPKGFLSKDEVIKKLETYDLNCSAAQVSLKTSNLEVEKSNKNRYMDYLVGFLSSFAIIETICIGLTWWYAFRKHAHEEFVNMGYIALAMGFKRFTYAELKRATDGFKQEVGKGGFGTVYKGVLDDERVVAVKRLDGILQGDAEFWAEVSVIGNINHRNLVKLWGFCADNEHKLLVYEYLENGSLDKILFTSDGELGLEQRYNIALGTAKGLSYLHEECLEWVLHCDVKPQNILLDDHLEPKVSDFGMSKLFKDIQGIRDINGMGFSKARGTRGYMAPEWMMNLKIDAKADVYSYGIVLLELLSGKSASILISALAKEYNECNQLAQCVTEKIRKEGLEEVLDPRLLGELDKKKLERLMKVALLCVQDDRSARPAMSKVVELLLENDQ, encoded by the coding sequence ATGGAAGTTCTCaaatttctccttcttttgCTGTTTGCAGCAACAGTTGATTGGAGTGAAGCAGGGTTGTCCAGCTTAAGGCAGGGGAGCTCTTTGAAAGTTGAGGAAGAGATTGACTTCTTGGTTTCACTAAATAGAACTTTCTCCAGTGGATTTTACAAGGTTGGCACCAATGCCTCTTGTTATTCAATATGGTTCACCAATTCTGTCAATAAAACAGTTGTCTGGATGGCTAACAGAGATAAGCCTGTTAGTGGAAGAGGGTCCAAGCTAACTCTCCACAGAAATGGCAACTTGGTTTTGACTGATGGGGTTGGATCAATTGTCTGGTCAACCAACACTTTCTCTGATGCAAGTGTGGAGGCTCGGCTTCTTGAGACAGGAAACTTGGTGTTGATCAACCAAGCAAAGGAGGTCCTCTGGCAGAGTTTTGATTCTCCTACAGATACTCTTCTACCATCACAGAAACTTGTCAGGAACACAACCTTGGTGTCCATGAGAAGTCAAGGTACATACTTATCTGGATTCTATAACTTCAAATTCGGTGATAGTAATGTCTTATATCTCGTTTACAATGGCCCTCAATTTTCGAGTGCTTATTGGCCAAAGACGGATGGAACTGTTTTTGACATTGGCAGAACACCTTACAATAGCTCTAGATTAGCAATTTTGGATGAGGCTGGACAATTTATATCAAGTGACAATTTGATGTTCAATGCATCTGATTATGGAATTGGCCCAAAGCGCCGGTTAACAATGGATTATGATGGTATCTTAAGATTGTACAGTCTAGATGAATCAACTGGGCTCTGGGAAATGTCATGGGTGCCTGATGGTGTGGATGCTTGCCTGGTTCATGGCTTGTGTGGTGCATACGGTATTTGCACTTACAAACCACAACCTACTTGTAGTTGCCCTTATGGTTTCTCCCTAAACGATCCTTCAGACAGGTCGAAAGGCTGCTCAGCTTCGTTCGATTTGAGTAATGATGCAACCAAGTCAGACTTCCTTTTGCTTCCTAACACAGATTACTATGGATATGACTTGGATACCTATGCTCTTGGAATTTCTTTCAGCGCATGCAGGAATGAATGCCTAACTGATTCTAGATGCAAAGGATTCGGATATGCTCTGGATGGAAAAGGGCAATGTTTCCCTAAAAGTTTTCTCCTTAATGGATTTCATATGCCGAATACTCTCCAAATCATGCATGTTAAAATTCCAAAAGGTTTTCTGAGCAAGGATGAAGTCATAAAGAAGCTAGAAACATACGATTTGAACTGCTCAGCTGCACAAGTTTCTCTCAAAACTAGTAATCTTGAAGTGGAAAAGAGCAACAAAAATCGATACATGGATTACCTGGTTGGATTTTTAAGTTCCTTTGCAATAATTGAAACAATCTGCATTGGTTTGACATGGTGGTACGCATTCCGAAAGCATGCTCATGAGGAATTTGTGAATATGGGTTACATCGCACTAGCCATGGGATTCAAGCGTTTCACGTACGCAGAACTAAAAAGAGCCACCGATGGCTTCAAACAGGAGGTAGGGAAAGGTGGCTTTGGAACTGTGTATAAAGGTGTTCTAGACGATGAAAGAGTTGTTGCTGTGAAGAGACTAGATGGCATCTTGCAAGGAGATGCAGAGTTTTGGGCAGAGGTGAGTGTGATAGGGAATATCAATCACAGGAACTTGGTTAAACTATGGGGTTTCTGTGCTGACAATGAGCATAAGCTGCTCGTCTACGAGTACCTGGAGAATGGATCACTGGACAAAATCTTGTTCACATCAGATGGAGAACTAGGATTGGAGCAGAGATACAACATTGCTCTTGGCACAGCAAAGGGTTTGTCATATTTACATGAGGAATGCCTAGAATGGGTGCTCCATTGTGATGTAAAGCCTCAAAACATACTGTTAGATGACCACCTTGAACCTAAAGTGTCAGACTTTGGCATGTCAAAGCTATTCAAAGACATCCAAGGCATCAGGGACATCAATGGGATGGGATTTTCGAAAGCCCGGGGCACCAGAGGCTATATGGCTCCAGAGTGGATGATGAACCTGAAAATTGATGCAAAGGCAGATGTCTATAGCTATGGGATTGTTTTGTTGGAACTACTGAGTGGAAAAAGTGCTTCTATTCTCATATCAGCTCTTGCCAAAGAGTACAATGAATGCAACCAATTGGCACAATGTGTGACTGAAAAGATCAGAAAAGAAGGGCTTGAGGAAGTACTTGATCCTAGACTACTTGGTGAACTCGATAAGAAGAAGCTCGAAAGATTGATGAAAGTTGCCCTACTGTGTGTTCAAGATGATCGCAGTGCAAGGCCAGCCATGAGTAAGGTTGTGGAGCTTCTACTTGAAAATGACCAGTAA